Below is a genomic region from Chthoniobacterales bacterium.
AAGCCCGGGCCTCTTCGGGCGTCAACTCCCGACCGCCTATGGCCAGAATCCAGGCATCAATCTCTTCGATGCTGGCGCAGGCCGCAGGACGCGGAACCAGCCCTATTTCAGTGCGAGAAGTAGTCACTTTTGATTCGTTCATGATCGTTCTGGAAGGTCTCTATAGCCAAGCCGAATACGTCTTTCGGTGGCAAGTCATCATACCACACTTTCTCCAACAATCCCCCCTTGTGCCCGATCAACCCGAGGCATTGATTCGTTCGCTCCCGCTCATCGCACCCTTCGGGCTGCCTTCGGCAGTCGTCCGAGCGGCTCCATCGCCACCTGGCTCCCCGCGCCGCAGCTCAAACGAAACATCATTCACCGCCCAGAATTCACCATCGCGAAGCGGCGGGGAAAGTTGCAGGTTGTCGGCTCCGCCGTTGTTGCGAGTTCTTGGTTGCGGTATGGAAATCTTCAACTTGCAACCTTCAGTGTCCAACTCGCACCATGCAACAGCCGGCTCCGTCGGCCGGACCGCACCATGCAATCTACGGCTTGAGCAAATGTAGATCCAACTCGGAGATCATCTCGAAGTGACGGTCGGTAGTCGCCAAGGGCAATCGTTCTTCAATGGCATGAGCCGCAATCCAATAGTCCGGGTCGGGTAAAGTCACGCCCCGCTCCTTAAGCTCCACACGTAGTCTGGCGTAGATCGAAGAGGTCTGGATTCCAGGCTGCAAAATCTCGAATGATTCAAGAAATTCGCGGGCCGTCATGGCAGCCGTGGCCGAAACTTTGGCGAGCGCTTGCCCGTAAAGAAACTCCGCTGCGACATGTGAGCAAATAACCGGCGGAAAATACCGGACAGCGAGCGTCTCTATTCTTTTGGAACGCCGCCGCAAGAGTTCCAGAGCACCCGTGTCAACGAGGATCGCCACGCGATGAAGACTCCTCCCTGATCGCCTGCAAGTTTTTCAACAGAAAGTCACCTGCGCGGTCATTGTCGGGATGCGAGGCGCGCCGCCAAAATAGGGGCTTCGTGGAGGATGCACCAAGAGATACGGGGGTTCGGCGCCCACGCGGCTTCGGTTCAGATTTTTCAACGGCGATCATTATTCGAACTTAGTTCAGGCAGATGGAATATTCAACAGGCCAGCATCAGCGTGCAGCGCGAACTTCCTGCCAGATTTCCGAAACGGATTGATTCGAGAAATCGCCCGCCCGCGCTTGGGCCAACCGCCTGCGAAGAAAGGCCTCCAAATCAGCGTCAGCCGTTTCCTCGCGGCTGAACTGAGAGAGAAAATCAGCAACCTGTCTTTTCTCGCCAGCCGAGAGCGAAGCAATCTCTCTTTTGATCTCCTCGACGCTCATAGCCTTCAGTTAACCGCGACGGTGCATGCTGTCCACTTGTAATTCGGCACCGGTGAGTCGATGAGTTCCCCGATCTCGGCGAAGTCGATGATCTCCTCGATCTTCCCGTCGATTTGGTTCGCGTTTTGCCCGAAACGCGAAGCCCTGCGGGCCTGCCTGCGGCAGCCTATCTCCGCTGCGCTCCGGTTCCTTTTTCGAAAGCCCCAGCACCGAACCATTGATGTAGATATTTTGACTCGCCAGCCCCGCTGGCTCGCCCTTGCGGGCCGGCCTACGGCCAGTCTGTCTCCGGGCTCCGCCCTCCGGTATCAGTTGGTCGCCGCGGCGACCTATCTCGCCAAGCCTCGGTTCCCGTCCCGTCAGGATCGGATTGAACCCCGACCCCAGCGCAATCAGCGCCCCCACCCGTCCGCGCATCGTGATCTTCCCGGAGTCCGGCTTGATCAACCCATTGAGCATTTTAAGCAGCGTTGTGTTGACTTGTTCGCTCCCGCTCATCGCACCCTTCGGGCTGCGTTCGGCAGTCGTCCGAGCGGCTCCATCGCCGCCTGGCTCCCCGCGCCGCAGCTCAAAACTCACATCATTCACTGCCCAGAATCCACCATCGCGAAGCGGCGGTGAAGTAGATGGAAGTTGGGATATGGAAGATGGGGCCTGATCTACCATCTCCAAACTCCGATGTCCCGCAGGCCCTGCCTGCCCCCGATCTCCCATCTGCGATCTTCTATCTCCCGCGATATCGCGCTTGGGACATGATTGTTTAACTGCGATCTTCTGTTTCTTATCTACCGCCAGCCATGCTGGCTCACCGTAGTTTTTCCAGGGGAACAACGATTAAATCGAACGGAATAGGCACTCCCGACACCTTAACAAAGTTTGCGGGGCGAGCATCGAACAGCGCGAAACCAACTCCCTGATTTTGCCAAGCGAAGCGATGGTCGGTAAGTGGCTCATAACCGGCGCTTCGCATGAATTCCTCGACATCCTTCTCGGACGGCAAATCACCCAGCAGTGCGTCTTGCTCGACGAGTAAAGCCAGACCACCACTATTATTCTCCAGAACGCCACTCACCCGCGTGATCGGCGGAAACAGAGTGTTATGGTTTGCCCAGCGAGCCAAATATTCGAGCGGCGTGGCCGGAACGAGGCCCTCCTAGATGCTCCTGACTGTCCGGCCGAAAGAGCCGCCGTAGGTGAACTTTCGGACAACCCTCTCATCCTCGTCCTTCCAGACGTAATGCTCCAAGCCGCCGAGCCTGGCTCGACTCAGGTCGAAGCTACTGTCCGATCTTCGACCGGTTTTTTCGGCCCAGCGGACGAGGGCTCCAAGTTTAGAGACAATACCCTCGCGCTCTCCTCTTGCTGCCAGAATCGCTTGGAACTCATCAGCGGGCTGGCGGTTGATCAGAGTTATCAGCTCGTCGCGATCGGTTATCATGGCACCACCAGCGAGCGGCAGTCCTCGAGAGTGTTCAGATGCCTGTCTTCGGCATCGATCATCGCACCATGAAAAAACGCGCAAGCAGCAATGATGAGGTCGGAGGCGGGAACTGGCGTTCCGCGCTGACAGCAAATTTGCGCGAGTCTGTAGGAAAGTTCCCAAGTCAAAGGCTCCATCGGCAAACACGGCAGGACATCCTGCAACTCCTGCACATCTTGCCGGTCTTTCACCGAGCCGGCACCCATCCAGAGTTCGGCCAAAACCACGGGACAAGTAACGACAGATCCGTCCTTGAGAAGGTCACGCACGCGTTGTTTGACGGTGGCATTACCGCCGCGACGCAGAAACTGGATCCAACTGGAGGTGTCGATCAGTGTCACTCGGGCATTTCACGAACACGCAACGATTCCAATTGCGCGGCGGTCATGAAAGTCGATGAGTCACCCAAGCGGTCAGCCAAAGACCGCATGCGCCCTCGGCGGGCGAAATCTCCCAATGCAGCCAACACGGCAGCACGCTTGGTTTTCGCTCCGGAGACCCGCATGGCGTCTTCCAGCAGGTCACTAGGAATATCCAAGGTCGTTTTCATATGTATACAGTAATGCCATTATATGGATACTTCAAGCGATTGTTACGTATTTGAAGGGCTTGCCGCTTTAGCATCTCGTCTTCTCTCTTGCGTCGAGAGCGGTGGGTCGAGAGACGACAGATGGAGGACGAAGCCCTCGATTGCCTCAGGGCCAGGCTCTGCTGCCTACACGGTATCTACGAACGTCTTTTCAACTTTGTTGAAAATGACGATGCCACTGAGCAGGAGGAGCACCGTCATCACAACGGAGACCGCGATATAGATGGGTTCCACCACGCCCTGGCCGAGGAAGACGCGCTTGATGGCCTCGACGGGCAAAGTCATCGGATTGATCACCGCCACCCAGCGCCAGTCCTCGGGAATGCGCGAGAGCGGATAAATCACCGGCGTGGCATACATCCAGATCTGGACAAGGAATCCGGTGAGGAACGTGAAGTCGCGGTATTTGGCGGTCAGCGCGCTGAGCCAAAGCCCGACACCCAAACTGAGCAGGGCGATCTGCAGCATGACGAGGGGAAACCAGAGCAAATCCCAACCGAGATGCAACGCGGCACCGGTCGCGGTGAAGATTTTGAAGTAGGCCCAGAAGACGAGGAACGTCGCCAACTGGATACCGAAGGCGATGAAGCCGGAGATGACATTCGAAAGAGGAACCACCAGCCGGGGGAAGTAAACCTTGCCGAACATTCCGGCATTCGTCGTGAGAGTTCCCGACGTGGCTTGGAATGTCGTGGCGAAGTAATTCCAGCCGAGCAAACCACAGAGGTAAAAGAGCATCGGCGGCATGCCATCGGTGGGAATTTGCGCGACCTTGCCGAAGATAATCGTGAACACCACCGTCATGAGCAGCGGTTGGATGATGAACCACAGCGGACCAAGCACCGTCTGCTTGTATTTGGAGACAAAGTCGCGATGGACAAGAAGCGTGAGGAGATCGCGATAGCGCCACACATCGGCAAGGTTGAGCTTGAACCAGCCCTTCGT
It encodes:
- a CDS encoding type II toxin-antitoxin system VapC family toxin: MAILVDTGALELLRRRSKRIETLAVRYFPPVICSHVAAEFLYGQALAKVSATAAMTAREFLESFEILQPGIQTSSIYARLRVELKERGVTLPDPDYWIAAHAIEERLPLATTDRHFEMISELDLHLLKP
- a CDS encoding PIN domain nuclease translates to MTLIDTSSWIQFLRRGGNATVKQRVRDLLKDGSVVTCPVVLAELWMGAGSVKDRQDVQELQDVLPCLPMEPLTWELSYRLAQICCQRGTPVPASDLIIAACAFFHGAMIDAEDRHLNTLEDCRSLVVP
- a CDS encoding type II toxin-antitoxin system VapB family antitoxin, whose protein sequence is MKTTLDIPSDLLEDAMRVSGAKTKRAAVLAALGDFARRGRMRSLADRLGDSSTFMTAAQLESLRVREMPE
- a CDS encoding ABC transporter permease, whose product is MLNVPADYEIVIKPTKGWFKLNLADVWRYRDLLTLLVHRDFVSKYKQTVLGPLWFIIQPLLMTVVFTIIFGKVAQIPTDGMPPMLFYLCGLLGWNYFATTFQATSGTLTTNAGMFGKVYFPRLVVPLSNVISGFIAFGIQLATFLVFWAYFKIFTATGAALHLGWDLLWFPLVMLQIALLSLGVGLWLSALTAKYRDFTFLTGFLVQIWMYATPVIYPLSRIPEDWRWVAVINPMTLPVEAIKRVFLGQGVVEPIYIAVSVVMTVLLLLSGIVIFNKVEKTFVDTV